Sequence from the Miscanthus floridulus cultivar M001 chromosome 16, ASM1932011v1, whole genome shotgun sequence genome:
CTTTCGCATTCGAACGCGCTTCCCCTGCGCGCCATGTGTCCGACCAAATGCACCCTCCTCCTCCGGCGCCTTCGCCGCTCCCGCACCCACCGCTTCtccacggcggcggcgagccCAAGCCTCCCGCGGAAGAAGAATCATGCGGGGGAGCTTCCTCACGGGGCGGGTCCGCCTCACGCGCCGGAGGACACCGGGGACGCGGCGAGAGCCCACGAGGCGGCCGTCaggcggctggcggcggcgggcgaCGTGGACGGCGTGCAGCTGGCGCTGCAAGAGATGCGGCTGAGGGGCGTGCCGTGCACCGAGGGCGCCCTCGTCGCCGCCGTCGGCGCCTTCGCCCGCGCGGGGGCGCCCGACCGCGCGCTCAAGACGTTCTACCGCGCGGTGCACGACCTGGGCTGCGCGCGCCCCACCGAGCCGCGGCTCTACAACCACCTCATCGACGCGCTGCTGCGGGAGAACATGGTGGGTGCCGTCGTGCTGGTGTACGACAACATGAGGAAAGACGGCGTGCGGCCCAACGTGTTCACCTACAACCTGCTCGTCAACGCGCTGTGCCAGAACCACCGGGTCGGGGCTGCGCGCAAGATGCTCGACGAAATGACTAGAAAGGGGTGTCCCCCTGACGACGTGACCTACGCCACCATCGTCTCCGCGCTGTGCAAGCTTGGCAGGGTGGACGAGGCCACGGAGGTGCTGGCTGCGGCGCCGCCCGTGGCCGCCTCCTACAATGCCATCGTTCTAGCTCTCTGCAGAGAGCTCAGGATGCAGGAGGTGTTCGCAGTTATCGGTGACATGGTGGGGAGGGGATTGCAGCCTAATGTCATCACGTACACAACTATAGTCGACGTGTTCTGCAAGGCCGGCGAGCTGAGGATGGCGTGTGCCATTCTGGCAAGGATGGTGATCACCGGATGCACTCCAAATGTTGCAACATTCACTGCATTGGTCAGAGGACTATTCAATTATGGAAGGGTTCATGACGCGCTAGACATGTGGAAGTGGATGGTGGCTGAAGGATGGGCACCGTCGACGGTTTCGTACAATGTTCTGATCCGTGGCCTTTGCAGCATTGGTGATCTCAGGGGAGCATCATCTGTACTCAATGCCATGGAGCAACACGGCTGCTTTCCTAATGCGAGGACCTACTCCACTCTTATTGATGGTTTCTCCAAGGCCGGGGACCTAGATGGTGCCATATCAATATGGAATGACATGACAAGATCTAGTTGCAAGCCAAACGTTGTTGTTTACACAAACATGGTGGATGTGTTTTGCAAGAAGCTGATGTTTAATCAGGCAGAGAATCTTATTGATAAGATGCTATTAGAAAACTGTCTTCCCAACACAGTAACATTCAACACGCTGATCAGAAGCCTATGTGACTGCAGAAGAGTTGGGAGAGCTCTTGGTGTGTTCCATGAGATGAGAAGGCATGGATGCCCGCCAAATGGTAGGACCTATAACGAGTTGATCCATGGTCTGTTTAGGGAGGGAAACTGTGGAGATGCTCTTCAAATGGTGATCGAGATGCAAAACCATGGTATTGAGTTGAGTTTAGTAACATACAACACTGTAGTAAGTGGTCTATGTCAAATGAGAATGAGCAGAGAAGCCATGGTTTTTGTGGGGAGGATGATAGTTCAAGGAATTCAACCAGATGCATTCACTTTCAGTGCAATAATTCATGCTTACTGCAAGGAAGGGGAAGCCAGGATGGCCGCTTGGATGTTAGGTGTGATGAATGTAGTGAACCGCCATCGTAACGTACTAGTGTACACTATTCTAATGGCAGAGCTTTGCAATCAAGATAAGCTGGAAGATGCCATGGTGTACCTACTAAAGATGTTATATGAAGGTATATATCCAAATACAGTGACATGGAACGTTTTGGTCCGTGGAGTTTTTAGAAACCTTGGCTGCAATGGTCCAAGTGATTTCATCCAACATATTGCCATGGACATATCAGCAGGGACCTGAGGTTCAATATTGTGGTTCTTTGGCTTCCCAACCAAGGCAAAGTTGACAAGCAGCAGATTCTCTCAGATCCTTGTTGCTGTAATTCATTTGTAAGGTATGTTATATTCTGTAACGTTAACATTCTTTTGTCATCAATGATCAGATGAGTTGAGGTTATCCAGCTGGCCTTGAGGTCTCATTAGGAGTCAGTCAAAGTTGTATGCTTCATCTTTTCCATGGGTATGCACTGTGCATTATTAATATTGCCTGAGAAGATTTTGGAAAATTTCACTCATGGGAGTGTTTAATGCTTCCCATTGCTATGTTCTCTGCTGAAGTCATTAGGACCTGACCTTACGCTCTTACTAGTGAACTTTGTCTATAAcactttttttcttctaaaatatAATTACTACTGGTATCTGCACCCTCGTTTTGCTTGTTTACATACAGAATTACAGATGCAGAGAAAAATGCTTTTTGGACACATTGCTTTCTTATAAATTTGACCATTAGCCAGATGGCTAGGTGCTGCTAGGAAGGTGACACCTATCACTCACATGGTCTATAAGGTTTGGCATGAGGGTGACGCTTAGTGCCTAGGCACTCAGCTAGGAGGCTGCTCTTTTGAACAGTGGGTTGAATGGGTCGATGTTGAGGCTTATTCCAGTTTGCCTTCTTGTTGGTGATAGCCTTCACTCTTCAGAACTCtagttgagatttgagaatcatcTGATCACTATAGACAAAGGGACAATATACATTTTATTGCTTACTTATAGCCCTGACTGGTTGCTTCTCAACATTACAAATGTGAAATCTATAACGGTGTTTTCCTTCTTTTCAGCTTATGATCAAATAGGGCACATCTCTTCACTTAGCTCTGGCAGCATTCTTCTGTGCCTCCAGCTTTTTGTATACTGCGTCAATCTCAGACTGCACGCAAAAGACGCTGGATTAGAACTACTCAAAAGCAGCAAGAAAGGCCAAGAAATCAGTGACTGAAGCAGATCAAGAGTCTTTAAATGCCTTCCTTACCTGGTAATAGTTCAGcatattctttcttttcttcttcattgttgCAGTCACCAAATCCCTTTCAATGTCAAAAGGTACAGGATCCAACACTATGCCTTTGATGTACTCAAAACCTCGTAGCTGATTTATGGCATGCAATGAGGGTTACCATATATAGAATTATAGATCCAAAATACAGTGAAAGTTTGAAACACAAGGAGTAACAAAATTGTTTCCTCTTTCTGTTTCTTATACAAAACAGAAAAAAAAGATACATTCAATACTATATTATGATACTTTAAGGTGAAGATTTTTGTCTGTCATGGTGAATAGATGACTGTACCTTGTTCTTCTGTGCAACAGCTGTCAGCTCTTTCAGGATGTACTCTTTAAGTCCTTCAAGTTTGCAGATTTCAGCAAAAGAACCCTTATAGCCATTGGACTCTGCCCACTTCATTGTGTTTTCTTCGTGTGGATTGACTACTGCAACTAAACTTGATCTGAAACTGTCCCCATATACCCAGATCTAGAAAAAGGACAGAAATGACAATATTAGATGTAGACCAATATTCTCTCTTAATTAGGCCACATATGCTATAGCCGTTGAATTGTTTACTTACATCTTCAACAAGTGGAGGGAAGCCATACACTTTCTCCAGGTACTCAACTGCAACATACTCCCCTTGTGATAACTTAAATATGTTCTTTTTTCGGTCAATTATCTTCAGGATTCCGTCTGGGGTCATCTCTCCAATGTCACCTGAAAATAAGTGTGTTTGAGTATTGTATTTTGGAATCTTATCAATTTTTTAAATTTCATTAAATTGAGTGTTCACCTGTATGAAACCATCCATCAAATATTGCTTCGTTTGTGAGTTCTGGACTTTTGTAGTATCCAGTGAACAGAGATTTCCCTCGGATGCAGACTTCACCACGTGATGGGACACCAAGTGGATCATAGCCCATCTCGGGTACTTCTTCCAGTCGTATTTCAGTGTAGGTGGCAGGTACGCCAGCACTTCCAACCAGGGCCATGTCATCAATGTAGCAGACAGTGCTAGGTCCCAGTGTTTCTGTTAAACCTGAGCAAAGGTCACAGAATCTACCCTTATACTGGTTTCTTTTGAATTGGCTAATTGGGATTTACAAGTTAGGCACTTGTTAGGAATGAAACTGGATATATAGATTTCTGATTTACACCATTTTGTTACATTTGAGTACTTTACCATTTTCTCATTTGTCTTTCTTTTGATGCTACAGAATTAATTTGGAACTGTAGAAAGTGCTTGTATGCATTACCATAGCCTTGGATAAAGTATGCACAGGTGGTCACTCTCATGAACTCTTCAATCTCATTACTTAATGGAGCCCCTCCTGAAATTAATAAGCGAAGACGACCTCCAAGCCTTGCCTTGACCTAAATCAAACACAGAGCAAGAAGTGCCCGGTATAGAAATTGTAAGTGCTGCTTCTACTGATATTTTTCTTTCTGTGGAAGTAATTTGGCTGTATACATTTCTTTTGTTCTCAGGTAGATATTTAGGTCTAAGAAGCATGTAACCTTGCGAAAAGCCAGCATGTCTGCAAAAGGTGAAGCAGTTTTGTGCGAGTAGCCTGCTTTCATGCTTGCCAGTTTGCTGAATTTCAAAAACTACAGTAAGATATAGTTGATTTGCAGCT
This genomic interval carries:
- the LOC136511935 gene encoding pentatricopeptide repeat-containing protein At3g48810-like — translated: MCPTKCTLLLRRLRRSRTHRFSTAAASPSLPRKKNHAGELPHGAGPPHAPEDTGDAARAHEAAVRRLAAAGDVDGVQLALQEMRLRGVPCTEGALVAAVGAFARAGAPDRALKTFYRAVHDLGCARPTEPRLYNHLIDALLRENMVGAVVLVYDNMRKDGVRPNVFTYNLLVNALCQNHRVGAARKMLDEMTRKGCPPDDVTYATIVSALCKLGRVDEATEVLAAAPPVAASYNAIVLALCRELRMQEVFAVIGDMVGRGLQPNVITYTTIVDVFCKAGELRMACAILARMVITGCTPNVATFTALVRGLFNYGRVHDALDMWKWMVAEGWAPSTVSYNVLIRGLCSIGDLRGASSVLNAMEQHGCFPNARTYSTLIDGFSKAGDLDGAISIWNDMTRSSCKPNVVVYTNMVDVFCKKLMFNQAENLIDKMLLENCLPNTVTFNTLIRSLCDCRRVGRALGVFHEMRRHGCPPNGRTYNELIHGLFREGNCGDALQMVIEMQNHGIELSLVTYNTVVSGLCQMRMSREAMVFVGRMIVQGIQPDAFTFSAIIHAYCKEGEARMAAWMLGVMNVVNRHRNVLVYTILMAELCNQDKLEDAMVYLLKMLYEGIYPNTVTWNVLVRGVFRNLGCNGPSDFIQHIAMDISAGT